A single Gadus macrocephalus chromosome 22, ASM3116895v1 DNA region contains:
- the sem1 gene encoding 26S proteasome complex subunit SEM1, whose amino-acid sequence MADKKQTVDLGLLEEDDEFEEFPAEDWTGLDEDEDAHVWEDNWDDDNVEDDFSNQLRAELEKHGYKMETS is encoded by the exons ATGGCAGATAAGAAGCAGACCGTGGATCTTGGGCTATTAGAGGAGGATGATGAATTCGAAGAATTTCCAGCAgagg ACTGGACAGGTCTGGACGAAGACGAGGATGCACACGTCTGGGAAGACAATTGGGATGACGACAACGTAGAAGATGACTTCTCGAATCAACTCAG AGCGGAGCTGGAAAAGCACGGCTACAAGATGGAGACGTCGTAG